A DNA window from Castanea sativa cultivar Marrone di Chiusa Pesio chromosome 7, ASM4071231v1 contains the following coding sequences:
- the LOC142644411 gene encoding uncharacterized protein LOC142644411, whose translation MVTGECTFEIKTLYPECTCPLTFQNGQVTSAYVANKYLEDFGKNPDWEVLGVKHHVMQQISVDLSISQVYRSRKAARGLITGNEEAQYGLLRDYAEMIRRTDVGSKVILQTEMENENAEPKFKRMYIRYNAQKVGFLGGCRPFVGLDGCHLKGRFGGQLLSATANDGNDNIFPVAKAVVEQETKDSWIWFLEQFADDIGRPEELNLVFISDRQKGLLPAMETLFPTLEHRYCVKHIYNNFKVNHKGMELKSVLWRCVGTTSAREFEREMEHLKSLDEEAWKYLADIEPTQWTRSHFSSRALTDCLVNNLSESFNSMIVKARDKPILSMLEWIRVRLMTKLYIKKIGIEKYGGKLCPSIQDKLEKLKLESKNFCAIPSGRFVYKVDNGRERHVVDLVQRTCSCRAWDLTGIPCKHGVAAIFVNREKPEDYTYPCYYKDAFVETYKTPIPPMPGQSEWMSNGQPKPVAPIIYKPPGRPPMKRKRDADEPWNPYKVSRSNKPVRCGRCQKEGHNARGCKANVTSETPWERRQRLQKSGSGRPSTRRQGSQAPSSSQTQSSAQPYTMASSSYNQAAGSQPQPQAPWSRPPAPWSQNPSQ comes from the exons ATGGTGACTGGAGAGTGCACATTTGAGATCAAGACACTTTATCCTGAGTGTACATGCCCCCTTACATTTCAAAATGGGCAAGTTACATCAGCCTATGTGGCAAACAAGTATTTGGAGGATTTTGGTAAGAATCCTGATTGGGAGGTCTTAGGTGTTAAGCACCATGTGATGCAGCAGATTTCTGTTGATTTGAGTATTAGTCAGGTGTATAGATCAAGGAAGGCAGCTAGGGGACTGATTACTGGGAATGAGGAGGCTCAGTATGGCCTACTTAGAGATTATGCAGAAATGATAAGGAGGACAGATGTAGGAAGCAAGGTGATTCTACAAACAGAGATGGAAAATGAGAATGCAGAACCCAAGTTTAAAAGGATGTACATTAGGTACAATGCTCAGAAGGTTGGCTTTCTAGGTGGTTGTCGACCTTTTGTTGGGCTGGATGGATGCCACTTGAAGGGAAGGTTTGGTGGACAATTATTGTCTGCCACTGCCAATGATGGAAATGACAATATATTCCCAGTGGCAAAGGCTGTGGTTGAGCAAGAGACCAAGGACAGCTGGATTTGGTTCTTAGAGCAGTTTGCAGATGACATTGGCAGGCCAGAGGAGCTCAATCTGGTATTCATCAGTGACAGGCAGAAG GGCCTTCTACCTGCAATGGAGACTCTATTCCCAACATTGGAGCACAGGTATTGTGTGAAGCACATATACAACAACTTTAAGGTTAACCACAAGGGCATGGAGTTGAAGAGTGTACTGTGGAGGTGTGTTGGCACAACATCAGCCAGGGAATTTGAGAGGGAGATGGAGCATCTTAAGAGTTTGGATGAAGAAGCTTGGAAGTACCTGGCTGATATAGAGCCTACACAGTGGACCAGATCCCACTTTTCTTCAAGAGCTTTGACAGATTGTCTGGTAAACAATCTGAGTGAGAGTTTTAACTCTATGATTGTGAAGGCTAGAGACAAGCCCATCTTATCAATGCTGGAGTGGATCAGAGTTAGGCTTATGACCAAGCTGTATATAAAGAAGATTGGCATAGAAAAGTATGGTGGCAAGTTGTGTCCAAGCATACAGGATAAGTTGGAGAAGTTAAAATTAGAGTCTAAGAACTTCTGTGCGATACCATCTGGGAGGTTTGTGTATAAGGTTGACAATGGGAGGGAAAGACATGTGGTGGACTTGGTACAGAGGACATGTAGTTGTAGAGCATGGGACTTGACAGGAATCCCTTGCAAGCATGGAGTTGCAGCCATTTTTGTAAATCGTGAGAAACCAGAAGACTACACCTATCCATGCTACTACAAGGATGCTTTTGTGGAGACATACAAGACACCCATACCTCCCATGCCTGGCCAATCTGAGTGGATGTCAAATGGCCAACCCAAGCCTGTTGCACCTATTATCTATAAGCCACCAGGCAGGCCACccatgaagaggaagagagatgcTGATGAGCCATGGAACCCTTATAAGGTGTCTAGATCAAACAAGCCAGTGAGATGTGGAAGGTGTCAAAAGGAAGGACACAATGCAAGGGGATGCAAGGCTAATGTCACTAGTGAGACACCATGGGAGAGGAGGCAGAGATTGCAGAAATCT GGAAGTGGAAGGCCTTCTACACGCAGACAAGGATCCCAAGCCCCATCTTCATCACAGACCCAATCCTCAGCTCAACCTTACACTATGGCCTCATCCTCATACAACCAGGCAGCAGGgtcacagccacagccacaggCTCCATGGTCACGGCCACCAGCTCCATGGTCACAGAACCCAAGTCAGTGA